One segment of Podarcis muralis chromosome 17, rPodMur119.hap1.1, whole genome shotgun sequence DNA contains the following:
- the LOC114587441 gene encoding uncharacterized protein LOC114587441 isoform X2, with translation MNDSSRERVRLAQKNDLRRWTVSLMNLLLFIFLSSSIFAGATKEKHKVIIRINHEKKANEKEEEGSTKHIIIHPAVHKISIMEVPPKNEDVYKNQPEDVLFHPVPGRMFNEDFDRSPVKDLFFQPVPISDNAEIEKRIQLVSKEEERPRPREQILLAVSSATLCVLILLTMLCGMTIYQCSKRISYTELSFTSSENQALFGPSFFQPYRTESAVSRTESLIWNESGPRPVGRSPSVTKPSRMLTFDPVVHSVDEVSSFSDESARTLESIRLRETEPSGTVTPSQAPSTEAPPPSAPAAAPPPNEPAAPPPPPSGPAVPPPPSEPGAAPPPPPGGPAAPPPPPPSEPGAAAPPPPPPSEPGAAPPPPPGGPAAPPPPSEPGAAPPPPPSGPEAPPAPPPPPPQG, from the exons ATGAATGATTCCAGCAGGGAAAGAGTGAGACTCGCCCAGAAGAATGATTTGAGACGTTGGACAGTTTCCCTTATGAATCTGCTACTGTTTATCTTTTTATCATCATCAATATTTGCAGGAGCTACTAAAG AGAAACATAAAGTTATTATTCGGATAAATCATGAGAAGAAAGCGAacgagaaagaggaggaaggaagtacgAAGCACATCATCATACACCCTGCTGTACATAAGATTTCTATAATGGAAG TACCACCAAAGAATGAAGATGTTTATAAAAATCAACCAGAAGATGTCCTTTTTCATCCGGTACCAG GACGAATGTTTAATGAAGATTTTGACAGAAGTCCAGTAAAAGATCTCTTTTTCCAACCGGTACCAA TTTCAGACAATGCAGAGATTGAGAAGCGCATACAACTtgtctccaaagaagaagaaagaccccGACCCCGGGAACAGATACTGTTGGCTGTATCCTCAGCAACtctgtgtgttttaatattgctTACAATGCTTTGTGGTATGACTATATACCAATGTAGCAAAAGAATTAG TTACACAGAGCTCTCATTTACTTCTTCTGAAAATCAAGCACTATTTGGGCCATCCTTTTTCCAACCCTATCGAACCGAATCTGCAGTCTCTAGAACTGAGAGCTTGATATGGAACGAGTCCGGACCAAGACCAGTAGGACGGAGCCCCTCGGTGACTAAACCCTCAAGGATGCTAACATTTGATCCTGTTGTACACTCAGTAGATGAGGTGTCATCATTTTCTGATGAATCAGCCCGCACTCTAGAGTCAATCAGGCTTAGAGAGACAGAACCATCTGGAACAGTGACACCCTCTCAAGCCCCATCAACTGAAGCACCACCTCCAAgtgcaccagcagcagcaccgccACCAAATGAgccagcagcaccaccaccaccacctagtgGCCCAGCAGTACCACCTCCACCAAGTGAGCCTGGAGCTGCACCCCCGCCTCCACCTGGTGGcccagcagcaccaccaccacctccaccaaGCGAGCCTGGAgctgcagcaccaccaccacctccaccaaGCGAGCCTGGAGCTGCACCCCCGCCACCACCTGGTGGCCCAGCAGCACCACCTCCACCAAGCGAGCCTGgagctgctcccccacccccacctagtGGCCCAGAAGCACCACCAgcaccgccgccgccaccaccacaaggTTAA
- the LOC114587441 gene encoding uncharacterized protein LOC114587441 isoform X1: MNDSSRERVRLAQKNDLRRWTVSLMNLLLFIFLSSSIFAGATKEKHKVIIRINHEKKANEKEEEGSTKHIIIHPAVHKISIMEGPQNHEDVGLQDNEDVDKSLSIDHLFHPIPLPPKNEDVYKNQPEDVLFHPVPGRMFNEDFDRSPVKDLFFQPVPISDNAEIEKRIQLVSKEEERPRPREQILLAVSSATLCVLILLTMLCGMTIYQCSKRISYTELSFTSSENQALFGPSFFQPYRTESAVSRTESLIWNESGPRPVGRSPSVTKPSRMLTFDPVVHSVDEVSSFSDESARTLESIRLRETEPSGTVTPSQAPSTEAPPPSAPAAAPPPNEPAAPPPPPSGPAVPPPPSEPGAAPPPPPGGPAAPPPPPPSEPGAAAPPPPPPSEPGAAPPPPPGGPAAPPPPSEPGAAPPPPPSGPEAPPAPPPPPPQG, from the exons ATGAATGATTCCAGCAGGGAAAGAGTGAGACTCGCCCAGAAGAATGATTTGAGACGTTGGACAGTTTCCCTTATGAATCTGCTACTGTTTATCTTTTTATCATCATCAATATTTGCAGGAGCTACTAAAG AGAAACATAAAGTTATTATTCGGATAAATCATGAGAAGAAAGCGAacgagaaagaggaggaaggaagtacgAAGCACATCATCATACACCCTGCTGTACATAAGATTTCTATAATGGAAG GGCCACAGAATCATGAAGATGTTGGATTACAAGATAATGAAGATGTTGACAAAAGTCTATCCATTGATCACCTTTTCCATCCAATACCAC TACCACCAAAGAATGAAGATGTTTATAAAAATCAACCAGAAGATGTCCTTTTTCATCCGGTACCAG GACGAATGTTTAATGAAGATTTTGACAGAAGTCCAGTAAAAGATCTCTTTTTCCAACCGGTACCAA TTTCAGACAATGCAGAGATTGAGAAGCGCATACAACTtgtctccaaagaagaagaaagaccccGACCCCGGGAACAGATACTGTTGGCTGTATCCTCAGCAACtctgtgtgttttaatattgctTACAATGCTTTGTGGTATGACTATATACCAATGTAGCAAAAGAATTAG TTACACAGAGCTCTCATTTACTTCTTCTGAAAATCAAGCACTATTTGGGCCATCCTTTTTCCAACCCTATCGAACCGAATCTGCAGTCTCTAGAACTGAGAGCTTGATATGGAACGAGTCCGGACCAAGACCAGTAGGACGGAGCCCCTCGGTGACTAAACCCTCAAGGATGCTAACATTTGATCCTGTTGTACACTCAGTAGATGAGGTGTCATCATTTTCTGATGAATCAGCCCGCACTCTAGAGTCAATCAGGCTTAGAGAGACAGAACCATCTGGAACAGTGACACCCTCTCAAGCCCCATCAACTGAAGCACCACCTCCAAgtgcaccagcagcagcaccgccACCAAATGAgccagcagcaccaccaccaccacctagtgGCCCAGCAGTACCACCTCCACCAAGTGAGCCTGGAGCTGCACCCCCGCCTCCACCTGGTGGcccagcagcaccaccaccacctccaccaaGCGAGCCTGGAgctgcagcaccaccaccacctccaccaaGCGAGCCTGGAGCTGCACCCCCGCCACCACCTGGTGGCCCAGCAGCACCACCTCCACCAAGCGAGCCTGgagctgctcccccacccccacctagtGGCCCAGAAGCACCACCAgcaccgccgccgccaccaccacaaggTTAA